The Macaca fascicularis isolate 582-1 chromosome 11, T2T-MFA8v1.1 genome includes a region encoding these proteins:
- the TNS2 gene encoding tensin-2 isoform X1 — protein MERRWDLDLTYVTERILAAAFPARPDEQRHRGHLRELAHVLQSKHRDKYLLFNLSEKRHDLTRLNPKVQDFGWPELHAPPLDKLCSICKAMETWLSADPQHVVVLYCKGSKGKLGVIVSAYMHYSKISAGADQALATLTMRKFCEDKVATELQPSQRRYISYFSGLLSGSIRMNSSPLFLHYVLVPTLPAFEPGTGFQPFLKIYQSMQLVYTSGVYHIAGPGPQQLCISLEPALLLKGDVMVTCYHKGGRGTDRTLVFRVQFHTCTIHGPQLTFPKDQLDEAWTDERFPFQASVEFVFSSSPEKIKGSTPRNDPSVSVDYNTTEPAVRWDSYENFNQHHEDSVDGSLTHTRGPLDGSPYAQVQRPPRQTPPAPSPEPPPPPMLSVSSDSGHSSTLTTEPAAESPGRPPPTAAERQELDRLLGGCGVASGGRGAGRETAILDDEEQPTVGGGPHLGVYPGHRPGLSRHCSCRQGYRESCGVPNGGYYRPEGTLERRRLAYGGYEGSPQGYAEASMEKRRLCRSLSEGPYPCPPEMGKPATGDFGYRAPGYREVVILEDPGLPALYPCPACEEKLALPTAALYGLRLEREAGEGWATEAGKPLLHSVRPGHPLPLLLPACGHHHAPMPDYSCLKSPKAGEEGHEGCSYTMCPEGRYGHPGYPALVTYSYGGAVPSYCPAYGRVPHSCGSPGEGRGYPSPGAHSPRAGSISPGSPPYPQSRKLSYEIPTEEGGNRYPLPGHLASAGPLASAESLEPVSWREGPSGHSTLPRSPRDAPGSASSELSGPSTPLHTSSPVQGKESTRRQDTRSPTSAPTQRLSPGEALPPVSQAGTGKAPELPSGSGPEPPAPSPVSPTFPPSSPSDWPQERSPGGLSDGASPRSPVPTTLPGLRHAPWQGPRGPPDSPDGSPLTPVPSQMPWLVASPEPPQSSPTPAFPLAASYDTNGLTQPPLPEKRHLPGPGQQPGPWGPERASSPARGISHHVTFAPLLSDNVPQPPEPPTQESQSNVKFVQDTSKFWYKPHLSRDQAIALLKDKDPGAFLIRDSHSFQGAYGLALKVATPPPSAQPWKGDPLEQLVRHFLIETGPKGVKIKGCPSEPYFGSLSALVSQHSISPISLPCCLHIPSKDPLEETPEAPVPTNMSTAADLLRQGAACSVLYLTSVETESLTGPQAVARASSAALSCSPRPTPAVVHFKVSAQGITLTDNQRKLFFRRHYPVNSITFSSTDPQDRRWTNPDGTTSKIFGFVAKKPGSPWENVCHLFAELDPDQPAGAIVTFITKVLLGQRK, from the exons ATGGAGCGGCGCTGGGACTTAGACCTCACCTACGTGACGGAGCGCATCTTGGCCGCCGCCTTCCCCGCGCGGCCCGATGAACAGCGGCACCGGGGCCACCTGCGCGAGCTGGCCCACGTGCTGCAATCCAAGCACCGGGACAAGTACCTG CTCTTCAACCTTTCAGAGAAAAGGCATGACCTGACCCGCTTAAACCCCAAG GTTCAGGACTTCGGCTGGCCTGAGCTGCATGCTCCACCCCTGGACAAGCTGTGCTCCATCTGCAAAGCCATGGAGACATGGCTCAGTGCTGACCCACAGCACGTGGTCGTACTATACTGCAAG ggAAGCAAGGGCAAGCTCGGGGTCATCGTTTCTGCCTACATGCACTACAGCAAGATCTCTGCAGG GGCTGACCAGGCACTGGCTACTCTTACCATGCGGAAATTCTGCGAGGACAAGGTGGCCACAGAACTGCAGCCCTCCCAGCGTCG ATACATCAGCTACTTCAGTGGGCTGCTGTCCGGCTCCATCAGAATGAACAGCAGCCCTCTCTTCCTGCACTATGTGCTCGTCCCCACGCTGCCAGCCTTTGAACCTGGCACAG GCTTCCAGCCCTTCCTTAAAATCTACCAGTCCATGCAGCTCGTCTACACGTCTGGAGTCTA TCACATTGCAGGCCCTGGTCCCCAGCAGCTTTGCATCAGCCTGGAGCCAGCCCTCCTCCTCAAAGGCGATGTCATG GTAACATGCTATCACAAGGGTGGCCGGGGCACAGACCGGACCCTGGTGTTCCGAGTCCAGTTTCACACCTGCACCATCCACGGACCACAGCTTACTTTCCCCAAGGACCAGCTGGACGAGGCCTGGACTG ATGAGAGGTTCCCCTTTCAAGCCTCCGTGGAGTTTGTCTTCTCCTCCAGCCCCGAGAAGATCAAAG GCAGCACTCCACGGAATGACCCCTCGGTCTCTGTCGACTACAACACCACTGAGCCGGCTGTGCGCTGGGACTCCTATGAGAACTTCAACCAGCACCACGAGGACAGTGTGGATG GCTCCCTGACCCACACCCGGGGTCCCCTGGATGGCAGTCCTTATGCCCAGGTGCAGCGGCCCCCCCGGCAGACCCCCCCGGCACCCTCTCCAGAGCCTCCACCACCCCCCATGCTCTCTGTCAGCAGCGACTCGGGCCATTCCTCCACGCTGACCACAGAGCCGGCTGCTGAGTCCCCTGGCCGGCCGCCCCCTACGGCTGCTGAACGGCAGGAGTTGGATCGCCTCCTAGGAGGCTGCGGAGTGGCCAGTGGGGGCCGGGGGGCTGGGCGAGAGACGGCCATCCTAGATGACGAAGAGCAGCCCACTGTGGGCGGAGGCCCCCACCTCGGAGTGTATCCAGGCCACAGGCCTGGCCTCAGCCGCCACTGCTCCTGCCGCCAGGGCTACCGGGAGTCCTGCGGGGTCCCCAATGGGGGCTACTACCGGCCAGAGGGAACCCTGGAGAGGAGGCGACTGGCCTATGGGGGCTATGAGGGATCCCCCCAGGGCTACGCTGAGGCCTCGATGGAGAAGAGGCGCCTCTGCCGATCGCTGTCAGAGGGGCCATACCCCTGCCCACCTGAGATGGGGAAACCAGCCACTGGGGACTTTGGCTACCGCGCCCCAGGCTACCGGGAGGTGGTCATCCTGGAGGACCCTGGGCTGCCTGCCCTATACCCATGCCCAGCCTGCGAGGAGAAGCTGGCGCTGCCTACAGCAGCCTTGTATGGACTGCGGCTGGAGAGGGAGGCTGGAGAAGGGTGGGCAACTGAGGCTGGCAAGCCTCTCCTGCACTCAGTGCGGCCTGGGCACCCGCTGCCTCTGCTCTTGCCTGCCTGTGGGCATCACCATGCCCCGATGCCTGACTACAGCTGCCTGAAGTCACCCAAGGCAGGCGAGGAAGGGCACGAGGGCTGCTCCTACACTATGTGCCCCGAAGGCAGGTATGGGCATCCAGGGTACCCTGCCCTGGTGACATACAGCTATGGAGGAGCAGTTCCCAGTTACTGCCCAGCATATGGCCGCGTGCCTCATAGCTGTGGCTCTCCAGGAGAGGGCAGAGGGTATCCCAGCCCTGGTGCCCACTCCCCACGGGCTGGCTCCATTTCCCCGGGCAGCCCGCCCTATCCACAATCTAGGAAGCTGAGCTACGAGATCCCTACGGAGGAGGGAGGGAACAGGTACCCATTGCCTGGGCACCTGGCCTCAGCAGGACCCTTGGCATCTGCAG AGTCGCTGGAGCCGGTGTCCTGGAGGGAGGGCCCCAGTGGGCACAGCACACTGCCTCGGTCTCCCCGAGATGCCCCAGGCAGTGCTTCGTCAGAGTTGTCTGGTCCCTCCACGCCCCTGCATACCAGCAGCCCAGTCCAGGGCAAGGAAAG CACCCGGCGACAGGACACCAGGTCCCCCACCTCAGCGCCCACTCAGAGACTGAGTCCTGGCGAGGCCTTGCCCCCTGTTTCCCAGGCAGGCACCGGAAAGGCCCCTGAGCTGCCTTCGGGAAGTGGGCCTGAGCCTCCGGCCCCTAGCCCCGTCTCTCCGACCTTTCCTCCCAGCTCGCCCAGTGACTGGCCTCAGGAAAGGAGTCCAGGGGGCCTCTCAGACGGCGCCAGTCCTCGGAGCCCTGTGCCTACCACACTTCCTGGCCTCCGCCACGCCCCCTGGCAAGGCCCTCGAGGCCCCCCAGACAGCCCAGATGGGTCTCCCCTCACTCCTGTGCCTTCCCAGATGCCCTGGCTTGTAGCCAGCCCAGAGCCGCCTCAGAGCTCACCCACACCTGCTTTCCCCCTGGCTGCCTCCTATGACACCAATGGCCTTACCCAGCCCCCACTTCCTGAGAAACGCCACCTGCCCGGGCCGGGGCAACAGCCAGGACCCTGGGGCCCAGAGCGGGCATCATCGCCAGCCAGAGGCATCAGTCACCATGTCACCTTCGCACCTCTGCTCTCGGATAATGTCCCCCAACCCCCAG AGCCTCCTACACAAGAGAGCCAAAGCAATGTCAAGTTTGTCCAGGATACATCCAAGTTCTGGTACAAGCCACACCTGTCCCGTGACCAAG CCATTGCCCTGCTGAAGGACAAGGACCCTGGGGCCTTCCTGATCAGGGACAGTCATTCATTCCAAGGAGCTTATGGGCTGGCCCTCAAGGTGGCCACACCGCCACCCAGTGCCCAGCCCTGGAAAG GGGACCCCTTGGAACAGCTGGTCCGCCATTTCCTCATTGAGACTGGGCCCAAAGGGGTGAAGATCAAGGGCTGCCCCAGTGAGCCCTACTTTG GCAGCCtgtccgccttggtctcccagcaCTCCATCTCCCCCATCTCCCTGCCCTGCTGTCTGCACATTCCCAGCAAAG ATCCTCTGGAAGAGACCCCAGAGGCTCCAGTGCCCACCAACATGAGCACAGCAGCAGACCTCCTGCGTCAGGGTGCTG CCTGCAGCGTGCTCTACTTGACCTCAGTGGAGACAGAGTCACTGACAGGCCCCCAAGCCGTGGCCCGGGCCAGCTCTGCAGCTCTGAGCTGCAGCCCCCGCCCAACACCAGCAGTTGTCCACTTCAAGGTGTCCGCCCAGGGCATTACACTGACGGACAACCAAAGGAA ACTATTCTTTCGCCGCCATTATCCAGTGAACAGCATCACCTTCTCCAGCACTGACCCTCAAGACCGGAG ATGGACCAACCCAGACGGGACCACCTCCAA GATCTTTGGTTTCGTGGCCAAGAAGCCGGGAAGCCCCTGGGAGAATGTGTGTCACCTCTTTGCAGAGCTTGACCCAGATCAGCCTGCTGGCGCCATTGTCACCTTCATCACCAAAGTTCTACTGGGccagagaaaatga
- the TNS2 gene encoding tensin-2 isoform X8 — protein MNSGTGATCASWPTCCNPSTGTSTWADQALATLTMRKFCEDKVATELQPSQRRYISYFSGLLSGSIRMNSSPLFLHYVLVPTLPAFEPGTGFQPFLKIYQSMQLVYTSGVYHIAGPGPQQLCISLEPALLLKGDVMVTCYHKGGRGTDRTLVFRVQFHTCTIHGPQLTFPKDQLDEAWTDERFPFQASVEFVFSSSPEKIKGSTPRNDPSVSVDYNTTEPAVRWDSYENFNQHHEDSVDGSLTHTRGPLDGSPYAQVQRPPRQTPPAPSPEPPPPPMLSVSSDSGHSSTLTTEPAAESPGRPPPTAAERQELDRLLGGCGVASGGRGAGRETAILDDEEQPTVGGGPHLGVYPGHRPGLSRHCSCRQGYRESCGVPNGGYYRPEGTLERRRLAYGGYEGSPQGYAEASMEKRRLCRSLSEGPYPCPPEMGKPATGDFGYRAPGYREVVILEDPGLPALYPCPACEEKLALPTAALYGLRLEREAGEGWATEAGKPLLHSVRPGHPLPLLLPACGHHHAPMPDYSCLKSPKAGEEGHEGCSYTMCPEGRYGHPGYPALVTYSYGGAVPSYCPAYGRVPHSCGSPGEGRGYPSPGAHSPRAGSISPGSPPYPQSRKLSYEIPTEEGGNRYPLPGHLASAGPLASAESLEPVSWREGPSGHSTLPRSPRDAPGSASSELSGPSTPLHTSSPVQGKESTRRQDTRSPTSAPTQRLSPGEALPPVSQAGTGKAPELPSGSGPEPPAPSPVSPTFPPSSPSDWPQERSPGGLSDGASPRSPVPTTLPGLRHAPWQGPRGPPDSPDGSPLTPVPSQMPWLVASPEPPQSSPTPAFPLAASYDTNGLTQPPLPEKRHLPGPGQQPGPWGPERASSPARGISHHVTFAPLLSDNVPQPPEPPTQESQSNVKFVQDTSKFWYKPHLSRDQAIALLKDKDPGAFLIRDSHSFQGAYGLALKVATPPPSAQPWKGDPLEQLVRHFLIETGPKGVKIKGCPSEPYFGSLSALVSQHSISPISLPCCLHIPSKDPLEETPEAPVPTNMSTAADLLRQGAACSVLYLTSVETESLTGPQAVARASSAALSCSPRPTPAVVHFKVSAQGITLTDNQRKLFFRRHYPVNSITFSSTDPQDRRWTNPDGTTSKIFGFVAKKPGSPWENVCHLFAELDPDQPAGAIVTFITKVLLGQRK, from the exons ATGAACAGCGGCACCGGGGCCACCTGCGCGAGCTGGCCCACGTGCTGCAATCCAAGCACCGGGACAAGTACCTG GGCTGACCAGGCACTGGCTACTCTTACCATGCGGAAATTCTGCGAGGACAAGGTGGCCACAGAACTGCAGCCCTCCCAGCGTCG ATACATCAGCTACTTCAGTGGGCTGCTGTCCGGCTCCATCAGAATGAACAGCAGCCCTCTCTTCCTGCACTATGTGCTCGTCCCCACGCTGCCAGCCTTTGAACCTGGCACAG GCTTCCAGCCCTTCCTTAAAATCTACCAGTCCATGCAGCTCGTCTACACGTCTGGAGTCTA TCACATTGCAGGCCCTGGTCCCCAGCAGCTTTGCATCAGCCTGGAGCCAGCCCTCCTCCTCAAAGGCGATGTCATG GTAACATGCTATCACAAGGGTGGCCGGGGCACAGACCGGACCCTGGTGTTCCGAGTCCAGTTTCACACCTGCACCATCCACGGACCACAGCTTACTTTCCCCAAGGACCAGCTGGACGAGGCCTGGACTG ATGAGAGGTTCCCCTTTCAAGCCTCCGTGGAGTTTGTCTTCTCCTCCAGCCCCGAGAAGATCAAAG GCAGCACTCCACGGAATGACCCCTCGGTCTCTGTCGACTACAACACCACTGAGCCGGCTGTGCGCTGGGACTCCTATGAGAACTTCAACCAGCACCACGAGGACAGTGTGGATG GCTCCCTGACCCACACCCGGGGTCCCCTGGATGGCAGTCCTTATGCCCAGGTGCAGCGGCCCCCCCGGCAGACCCCCCCGGCACCCTCTCCAGAGCCTCCACCACCCCCCATGCTCTCTGTCAGCAGCGACTCGGGCCATTCCTCCACGCTGACCACAGAGCCGGCTGCTGAGTCCCCTGGCCGGCCGCCCCCTACGGCTGCTGAACGGCAGGAGTTGGATCGCCTCCTAGGAGGCTGCGGAGTGGCCAGTGGGGGCCGGGGGGCTGGGCGAGAGACGGCCATCCTAGATGACGAAGAGCAGCCCACTGTGGGCGGAGGCCCCCACCTCGGAGTGTATCCAGGCCACAGGCCTGGCCTCAGCCGCCACTGCTCCTGCCGCCAGGGCTACCGGGAGTCCTGCGGGGTCCCCAATGGGGGCTACTACCGGCCAGAGGGAACCCTGGAGAGGAGGCGACTGGCCTATGGGGGCTATGAGGGATCCCCCCAGGGCTACGCTGAGGCCTCGATGGAGAAGAGGCGCCTCTGCCGATCGCTGTCAGAGGGGCCATACCCCTGCCCACCTGAGATGGGGAAACCAGCCACTGGGGACTTTGGCTACCGCGCCCCAGGCTACCGGGAGGTGGTCATCCTGGAGGACCCTGGGCTGCCTGCCCTATACCCATGCCCAGCCTGCGAGGAGAAGCTGGCGCTGCCTACAGCAGCCTTGTATGGACTGCGGCTGGAGAGGGAGGCTGGAGAAGGGTGGGCAACTGAGGCTGGCAAGCCTCTCCTGCACTCAGTGCGGCCTGGGCACCCGCTGCCTCTGCTCTTGCCTGCCTGTGGGCATCACCATGCCCCGATGCCTGACTACAGCTGCCTGAAGTCACCCAAGGCAGGCGAGGAAGGGCACGAGGGCTGCTCCTACACTATGTGCCCCGAAGGCAGGTATGGGCATCCAGGGTACCCTGCCCTGGTGACATACAGCTATGGAGGAGCAGTTCCCAGTTACTGCCCAGCATATGGCCGCGTGCCTCATAGCTGTGGCTCTCCAGGAGAGGGCAGAGGGTATCCCAGCCCTGGTGCCCACTCCCCACGGGCTGGCTCCATTTCCCCGGGCAGCCCGCCCTATCCACAATCTAGGAAGCTGAGCTACGAGATCCCTACGGAGGAGGGAGGGAACAGGTACCCATTGCCTGGGCACCTGGCCTCAGCAGGACCCTTGGCATCTGCAG AGTCGCTGGAGCCGGTGTCCTGGAGGGAGGGCCCCAGTGGGCACAGCACACTGCCTCGGTCTCCCCGAGATGCCCCAGGCAGTGCTTCGTCAGAGTTGTCTGGTCCCTCCACGCCCCTGCATACCAGCAGCCCAGTCCAGGGCAAGGAAAG CACCCGGCGACAGGACACCAGGTCCCCCACCTCAGCGCCCACTCAGAGACTGAGTCCTGGCGAGGCCTTGCCCCCTGTTTCCCAGGCAGGCACCGGAAAGGCCCCTGAGCTGCCTTCGGGAAGTGGGCCTGAGCCTCCGGCCCCTAGCCCCGTCTCTCCGACCTTTCCTCCCAGCTCGCCCAGTGACTGGCCTCAGGAAAGGAGTCCAGGGGGCCTCTCAGACGGCGCCAGTCCTCGGAGCCCTGTGCCTACCACACTTCCTGGCCTCCGCCACGCCCCCTGGCAAGGCCCTCGAGGCCCCCCAGACAGCCCAGATGGGTCTCCCCTCACTCCTGTGCCTTCCCAGATGCCCTGGCTTGTAGCCAGCCCAGAGCCGCCTCAGAGCTCACCCACACCTGCTTTCCCCCTGGCTGCCTCCTATGACACCAATGGCCTTACCCAGCCCCCACTTCCTGAGAAACGCCACCTGCCCGGGCCGGGGCAACAGCCAGGACCCTGGGGCCCAGAGCGGGCATCATCGCCAGCCAGAGGCATCAGTCACCATGTCACCTTCGCACCTCTGCTCTCGGATAATGTCCCCCAACCCCCAG AGCCTCCTACACAAGAGAGCCAAAGCAATGTCAAGTTTGTCCAGGATACATCCAAGTTCTGGTACAAGCCACACCTGTCCCGTGACCAAG CCATTGCCCTGCTGAAGGACAAGGACCCTGGGGCCTTCCTGATCAGGGACAGTCATTCATTCCAAGGAGCTTATGGGCTGGCCCTCAAGGTGGCCACACCGCCACCCAGTGCCCAGCCCTGGAAAG GGGACCCCTTGGAACAGCTGGTCCGCCATTTCCTCATTGAGACTGGGCCCAAAGGGGTGAAGATCAAGGGCTGCCCCAGTGAGCCCTACTTTG GCAGCCtgtccgccttggtctcccagcaCTCCATCTCCCCCATCTCCCTGCCCTGCTGTCTGCACATTCCCAGCAAAG ATCCTCTGGAAGAGACCCCAGAGGCTCCAGTGCCCACCAACATGAGCACAGCAGCAGACCTCCTGCGTCAGGGTGCTG CCTGCAGCGTGCTCTACTTGACCTCAGTGGAGACAGAGTCACTGACAGGCCCCCAAGCCGTGGCCCGGGCCAGCTCTGCAGCTCTGAGCTGCAGCCCCCGCCCAACACCAGCAGTTGTCCACTTCAAGGTGTCCGCCCAGGGCATTACACTGACGGACAACCAAAGGAA ACTATTCTTTCGCCGCCATTATCCAGTGAACAGCATCACCTTCTCCAGCACTGACCCTCAAGACCGGAG ATGGACCAACCCAGACGGGACCACCTCCAA GATCTTTGGTTTCGTGGCCAAGAAGCCGGGAAGCCCCTGGGAGAATGTGTGTCACCTCTTTGCAGAGCTTGACCCAGATCAGCCTGCTGGCGCCATTGTCACCTTCATCACCAAAGTTCTACTGGGccagagaaaatga